One window of the Pempheris klunzingeri isolate RE-2024b chromosome 10, fPemKlu1.hap1, whole genome shotgun sequence genome contains the following:
- the LOC139208714 gene encoding probable 2-ketogluconate reductase has product MEEEKPCALVSEVGGEYGYLEELADLLKQHFQIICYRELLQNPELHGPKIQVHFIWKYLPAAEPWLLRLLPSLKVVASGGVGIDHLDVPFINSLGVKVSNTPGVVNDATADLAMGLLLASARKILEGNQIAVDPKTVRIPQSLMGAEVTGSTLGIVGMGEIGHKIAQRSKGFDMKILYHNRTRRSVDDEQAVGARYCESLDDLLRRSDFVMIAVRLTPDTIDLISRRELSLMKPTATLVNISRGEVVNQDALVEALRSGAIHAAALDVTHPEPLPRDHPLLGLPNVLITPHIGINTNYTARKIAEKMVENALAAVKGLPLPNEVKQQ; this is encoded by the exons atggaggaggaaaaaccATGTGCGTTGGTCTCAGAGGTGGGGGGCGAGTATGGTTACCTGGAAGAGCTAGCTGACCTGCTGAAGCAACACTTCCAAATCATCTGCTACAGAGAGCTTCTACAAAATCCAGAGCTTCATGGCCCCAAAATCCAGGTCCATTTCATATGGAAGTACCTCCCCGCAGCCGAGCCATGGCTGCTCAGACTGCTTCCCTCTCTCAAAGTGGTCGCCAGTGGCGGAGTGGGCATCGACCACCTGGATGTGCCGTTCATCAACAGTCTTGGGGTGAAGGTGTCCAACACGCCGGGAGTAGTCAATGACGCCACTGCAGATTTAGCCATGGGTCTGCTCCTGGCATCAGCTCGCAAGATCCTTGAGG GTAATCAAATAGCTGTGGACCCAAAGACCGTCCGCATTCCACAATCACTGATGGGCGCTGAAGTCACAGGGTCGACTCTCGGGATCGTCGGAATGGGAGAGATTGGTCACAAGATCGCCCAAAGAAGCAAAGGATTTGACATGAAGATCCTGTATCACAACAGGACCAGGAG GAGTGTAGACGATGAGCAGGCGGTGGGAGCGCGTTACTGTGAGAGCCTGGATGACCTGCTGAGGAGGTCGGACTTCGTCATGATAGCTGTCCGTCTGACTCCAGACACAATAGACCTCATCAGCCGCAGAGAGCTGTCCCTCATGAAACCAACAGCAACACTGGTCAACATCAGCAGAG GTGAAGTTGTGAACCAGGATGCCTTAGTTGAAGCTCTGCGGTCTGGAGCAATTCATGCGGCGGCGTTAGATGTGACTCATCCTGAACCTTTACCAAG GGATCATCCCCTCCTTGGCCTGCCTAATGTGCTGATCACCCCCCACATTGGGATCAATACCAACTATACAGCGCGCAAGATTGCAGAGAAGATGGTAGAAAATGCCCTGGCTGCAGTGAAAGGCTTACCTCTTCCAAATGAAGTCAAGCAGCAGTGA